AAAAGCTTGTACCAGCTCGTCCCACGAAGTAAGCTTGCCGTCCCGCAAGTTGTTCAGCCAGGTGCGAGCCGGACCCTTGTGTTGGAGTTGAAGATACTGCATAATTGTGGTTCGAGTTCCACCCTGGCATCGAATCCCGGTGAGGTAATCCTCCAACCAGGTTCTAGGCTCGTGCATGCCATCATATTTGATTAGGTCAGAAGGTGGCTTGAAATTTCTTGGCATCCTGGTTCGGCGAATCCGACGACTGAAGCCTAGTGCTCCACACGCTTCGTGGTCTGGATCAGGAGAGTCCTCCCTATGGCCGGCTAGGCGGCTAGCGATTCGACGAGGAGATTGACTCCTTCTGCGAGGGTTTTTCTCGCGCTCGTTTTGACCCGAGTCGAGCAGTCGTCGATCATGCTGAGGCTCGCCATCCTTATGAGGAAGGGTGGTAAGGTTTTGCTTGATACACGAAACTCCCGCTTTAGCTAATCCTTTAAGGATTTGCTTGCGGACGCGGCAGCTTGGGTTATTGTCGGGCAGTGGGATTGACTGCTGCAGACGTGCAGCACGCGCGGGTTCGGCCGGGCTTGCCAGGACTTCTACAAGTCGCTGGTGCCGGTTCTCTGCCCCTGAACCGCCGTGTTGCGGCTTGGCAGGACCTctatggcgccggcggcgctccTCTACACCAGATAAATCGCAGGCGCGGCTCGCAAGACATCGTTCCTTCTTAGTTGTAGGTGATGCAAGGTATGGACCTATGGTGTTCGGTTTGCTGATGTGCTTTTGGGTTGGTGATTTCGGTGGGTTAGTTTGGGAGAAATCCTTGCTTTGACCTCGTGTCAATGGCAGCCACGGCGACGCTGTAGCATCGTTcacctccttggaggcgtgGTCTCAGAATTCCAATTATCACATCCCTCTAGCTGGTCATTGTTCTCCCGGTGAAAACTGTAGATCTGGTCTTCAGATCGGATGACAACGCTGTCTTCGATAACGTTCCCTTGTTGGAGGTGTCATCTTGGAGTCCTTGTACTCCATCGGCCTCCCGTCGTTGTTGCGGGCCttgctagaaaaaaaaaatctggcgGTGACACCACGTAGTGTCACAGAGCTGCCTCTCTTGTCCTTGTGTTGCTGCTAGCGTCACTTCCTCGATGGCTCCCGGTCAAGCATTTCAGGTTGAGGCTACCCCGTTGCAGTGGTTTATATCCTGTCCGCGAGTTTCATGTTCTTGGTGAATTCTCAGTTGTCCGTTGCCCTTCGTCGGCACAGTTTGCACTCTCACTTCGCGGTCCTCGGGGTTGTATGATGGCTCTTGAGCTCGCAGCCAAGGCTCGTGTTTGTGATCTGGACTCGGTGTCGCAGCGCCCTTCGATTGCTGGTGCTAGACCAACTTGCAATGATGGCATATCTCCACAGCCGGCAAGTTTGATGTCTGCAGCGTACTCACGCTGTGTGATGCCCCTTCGACTAGATTCACTGATAGCAACACTCGTTGACTTGCTGGTGCTCGGATCACGTCGGCTTTCGACAATGCGGGTGGTGGGCAACTAGTGTTGAGTCGACAGTGGTTTGTCCTTCGACGACGTTGGAGACACTCCTCTCGTACTTGCTAGAGATCATTTCTCGGTGGTAGTTCTCTAGTTCGGTTCTGTCCGACTATGTTCTGTGTTTAGGCACTACAGTTTTGTTGTTCCTCAGAAATGGTACTCACAGTCTGTTGCGAGGCTATGGACTTTTAGATTGAGATGCATTGTTTAAAAGATAGCCGCCGGCTTGTGGCGTGATTATTTTTCACTCCTTTTGTAATCATACCTCTTAAGTAATATAATCAGGTGGGGATACTATCCCCCATCCCCGGTGATTGCCTCAAAAAAagtccagatacatgtaatatttcgtcacttagtataagacggagggagcagttgACTCTTAGCATATTCTCTCTGCTTCTAACGAGAGCAACATGCAGGAAGCCGGCAACATTTGTCTGCCTCGAAATATATGTTCGTGATGTCGCCAAACATTGTTAGCAGATCTCCGTGTGCGCTTGTTGTTGTGATTGCGTGCTATATGTTAGCATCAATCTATCAAGCAAAATGCGCCTGCGCAGTGCAAGCAGCACCAAAATTTCTCGGGGAAAGCGAGAGTTAGGTCAATCCAAGTCCGTTAAACTTGgttgaaaaggaaaagaaaccaAGTCATCGCCATTGAACCTGACCAAACCAACCCAAACAATCGATTAATGCCTTGTCTATCCAAACATGTGCGTCCATGACCCATATAGCCTCTCTAGCTCGAGAGTGCTTGGCCTACACGCACATTCGCTGCCCACTTGCATATGCTTTCTCCGCACGCGATTTTCGGAGACGCAAAAAGCCCCTCTCACTGGCTCACTCAGCAGCATGCTCGGTAGTCAGTTGAAGTTCACAGCCTGGTCACCCGCAttgatccttttttttttttttttagaaacacacGCATTGATCCTAGTTCATAATCCCTTGACCTTCATTCTTATCAAATTACCACAAGATCCCCCATATTGACCTATAAAAAGACCTGTCCTCGCTTCGCATAGCCTACCTCAACTAATTGCCAAAACATTTCACACATCGTTTAGCAACTAGCTTCGCTAGTCATACTACCATGACGGTCCACTATTCGGCAGCTGTCGCCGTCGTCCTTCTGCTCTCCTTGCTGTCCCactcgcgctcctcctccgacgctCCCCCGTCCACGCCGGTGTCCCCGTCCGCCGCGTGCAACGCCACGACGGACCCGACCTTCTGCCGGACCGTGCTGCCGCCGCACGGCACGAGCGACCTCTACACGTACGGCCGCTTCTCCGTGGCCAAGTCGCTCGCCAGCGCCACCAAGTTCGTCGGCCTCGTGGACCGCTACCTCGCCCGGCACCGCCACCTCTCCCGCAGCGCCGTGGGCGCGCTGCAGGACTGCCGCCTCCTGGCCGGGCTCAATGTCGACTTCCTCTCCGCCACGGGCGCCGCGCTCAACGACACAACCGCCGACGACGCGCTCCTCGACACGCGAGGCGCCGACGACGTGCAGACGCTGCTCTCGGCGATCCTGACCAACCAGGAGACCTGCATCGACGGGCTGCAGGCCGCGTCCGGGGCGTGGTCTGaccgcggcgacggcggcctcgCGTCCCCCATCGACAACGGCACCAAGCTCTACAGCCTCTCGCTGTCGCTCTTCACCAGGGCGTGGGTGAAGGAGGAGCCCGCCGAGAAACGTCACCACGGCCACAAGGGCCACAGGACGAAGCCCCCGAGCCGGAGGAGGGGGCTGTTTGACGCGAGGGACGAGGTGATGGTGCGGAGGATGGCGATCGAGGGGCCGCAAGGGACGGTGGCGGTGAACAGGGCGGTGACGGTGGACCAAGGCGGCGCCGGGAACTACACGACCGTCGGGGATGCCGTCGCAGCAGCACCCACCAACCTCAATGGCAGCGGCGGGTACTACCTCATATACGTTCTCACCGGTGTGTACGAGGAGAACGTGGTGGTGCCCAAGAAAATGAAGTACATCATGATGATCGGCGAAGGGATCGGACAGACGGTCATCACCGGCAACCGGAGCGTCGTCGACGGCTGGACGACCTTCCAGTCGGCCACCGTAGGTAAGTGCATAAGCATAATGCATAAACTATATGAGTACGCGCGTTAGGAGGGTATTCCACCATCGACACGTAACTTTGTACGTCATTAACTAGCTAGAGATATAACCGCCGTTAGTCAAACAATTATAAACCTCTGAACATTTATTGTTTGGAACTTCACAAGTGACAACATTATAAATTCTGGAAGAGGGTATAAACACcatcatggaaaaaaaatccaagtgAAAGTAAACACTACGAAAAACTCGCTTTGCCTGAGGCCGGCAAAGGCACAAATGCCACgggcaaagcctttgccgaAGGCTTTCCCGGcctcggggccgccggcaaaggccgtCGGTATGGAGCCCTACCGGTAAAGGTCTCATTTAAATGTAGTTAGTCAAGTTTGTATATTTCAAGTATCATTGACATTTCATTCTAGTTTTATCCTGATTTCACTGAGATGTACAAATTTattaatgttttattttggttATTAAATAGGATAAACCAACGTGACACTCAAGTGAAGCTAGAATGAAATGTAATGTAATTTGAAATGTTTAAATTTTTACTCAAAACAATTCCGGTTACACAAGATTTTCATCCTAGTTTCACTATATTTTCTTTACTCTTGTAAAAAACTCAACCGGTGGTTCGTGACCTTCGTACGTCATCAACAACGACCAATTAAATTTCGCCCTACCAAGTACTTGGAAGGAAATTATGAAGGAGGCCCATACAGTATAAATAGGAACCTAATCAAATTCGCATCCGTGAGGATTTGAACCTAAATGGTGGGACTGTACATCCACTTTTCCAACCAAGTGAGTTAGGTTCACTCCATGAAGTGTAATGTTACACAGGGAATACTATGCAACTTTATGTGTAGAAGTGTACAAACTCTTGGTTTGCACATTTTACATATAACTTCGGTTTTTGCAATcttcaagtgtcacaagatggctTTAAATAGCAAAAACATGCCTCATATTCCATTTTTCAAAAGCTCATTGGTGTATTGCTCAGTTTTAAGATTTCAAATCAATTAATCGGAATGATTCTATTTGATATGGTCCAAACAAGTGCTTGCCTAACTAGCAACTACGGAGTAGTGACCATTTTGTGAGCTTGCACTTCTATTAAAAAACTAAATGGGAGTGGCACTAGGCTTGCTCTTTGCTGGCAAATGGATAAGGGGGATGAAACCTAAAAATGTCACTTTTATTTGGTCCCAAGACACCAGCCGGCCGCCACGGAATTAATGAGTCGGTCCGCCTCCGATCTCGAATTCGTCTCGCGTGTCATTCTCGACGTATCAGTGCATCACCATGCATCATGGTCCATGTACTAGTTGCTCGTAACACGTACGCGCGCACGTCCACCGCTTTCCGTTAATTAGCATGTCTAAAAAATTGTCAAGAATTAACATCTCAAAAAAGCCGGTAATAAGCACTTTTAACATTTCGATTGTACA
The Brachypodium distachyon strain Bd21 chromosome 2, Brachypodium_distachyon_v3.0, whole genome shotgun sequence genome window above contains:
- the LOC100830406 gene encoding pectinesterase: MTVHYSAAVAVVLLLSLLSHSRSSSDAPPSTPVSPSAACNATTDPTFCRTVLPPHGTSDLYTYGRFSVAKSLASATKFVGLVDRYLARHRHLSRSAVGALQDCRLLAGLNVDFLSATGAALNDTTADDALLDTRGADDVQTLLSAILTNQETCIDGLQAASGAWSDRGDGGLASPIDNGTKLYSLSLSLFTRAWVKEEPAEKRHHGHKGHRTKPPSRRRGLFDARDEVMVRRMAIEGPQGTVAVNRAVTVDQGGAGNYTTVGDAVAAAPTNLNGSGGYYLIYVLTGVYEENVVVPKKMKYIMMIGEGIGQTVITGNRSVVDGWTTFQSATVAVHGQGFVAMNMTFRNTAGPAKHQAVALRSSADLSTFYSCSFEAYQDTLYTHSLRQFYRGCEIYGTVDYVFGNAAVVFQDCDFYSRLPMQGQSNTVTAQGRTNPEQNTGTSIQGCRLAAAPELAANAAFTTVTYLGRPWKNFSRTVVMESYLGALVDGTGWMPWSGDFALDTLYYAEYNNSGPGADTSRRVKWPGYHVLGDGADAGNFTVNNMVLGDNWLPQTGVPFTSGFDH